The Kluyvera intermedia genome window below encodes:
- the ybfF gene encoding esterase has protein sequence MKLNVRAQSAQNLHNNSPIVLVHGLFGSLDNLGILARDLVVDHDILQVDMRNHGLSPRSDEMNYPAMAQDLLDTLDANNIEKATVIGHSMGGKAVMALTALAPDRIDHLVAIDIAPVNYHVRRHDEIFAAINAVTNAGVATRQQAATVMREFLHEEGVIQFLLKSFVDGAWRFNVPVLWEQYTNIVGWETIPAWDHPALFIPGGNSSYVTEAYRDSLLAQFPQAKAHVIAGAGHWVHAEKPDAVLRAIRRYLAE, from the coding sequence ATGAAATTGAATGTCCGAGCGCAATCTGCACAAAACCTGCACAATAATTCCCCCATTGTTCTCGTTCACGGTCTGTTTGGCAGCCTGGACAATCTTGGGATCCTCGCCCGCGATCTGGTCGTCGACCACGATATTCTCCAGGTTGATATGCGTAACCACGGATTATCTCCGCGTTCTGACGAGATGAACTATCCTGCGATGGCCCAGGATCTCCTTGATACCCTCGACGCAAACAACATTGAGAAGGCAACGGTTATCGGTCACTCAATGGGGGGCAAAGCAGTGATGGCGCTTACGGCACTGGCCCCGGATCGTATTGACCATCTGGTGGCGATTGATATTGCACCGGTGAATTATCACGTCCGTCGCCATGATGAGATTTTTGCCGCAATTAATGCTGTAACCAATGCTGGCGTCGCAACGCGCCAGCAGGCCGCCACGGTGATGCGTGAGTTCTTACACGAAGAAGGCGTGATTCAGTTTCTGCTGAAATCGTTTGTTGACGGCGCATGGCGCTTTAACGTCCCGGTGCTGTGGGAGCAATATACGAATATCGTTGGCTGGGAGACCATTCCAGCCTGGGACCACCCTGCCCTGTTTATTCCCGGCGGTAACTCATCGTATGTCACCGAAGCCTATCGCGACTCGCTGCTGGCGCAATTCCCGCAGGCCAAAGCGCACGTGATTGCCGGCGCGGGTCATTGGGTTCACGCCGAAAAACCGGATGCGGTACTGCGCGCTATTCGTCGCTACCTCGCAGAGTGA
- the speF gene encoding ornithine decarboxylase SpeF, translated as MSELKIAVSRACPDCFTTQRSITHTCDTNFIDVAAAVLSIEDIECGKLDEIDATGYNLPVFIAINKDQIVPSEYLSRIQGVFEHDETRNDFYGRQLESAAHKYEVQLRPPFFSALVDYVAQGNSAFDCPGHQGGEFFRRHPAGNQFVEYFGETLFRSDLCNADVAMGDLLIHEGAPCIAQQHAAKVFNADKTYFVLNGTSSSNKVVLNALLTPGDLVLFDRNNHKSNHHGALLQAGATPVYLETARNPYGFIGGIDAHCFEESYLRELVAEVAPNRARNERPFRLAVIQLGTYDGTIYNARQVVDKIGHLCDYILFDSAWVGYEQFIPMMADCSPLLLELNENDPGILVTQSVHKQQAGFSQTSQIHKKDSHIKGQQRYVPHKRLNNAFMMHASTSPFYPLFAALDINAKMHEGQAGRNMWMDCVSNGIEARKLILDNCHHIRPFVPEQVDGKAWQSFPTQDIANDLRFFHFVPGERWHGFEGYAEHQYFVDPCKLLLTTPGIDGNGEYDTFGVPATILANFLREHGVVPEKCDLNSILFLLTPAEDMAKLQQLVALLVRFEALLEADAPLKEVLPSLYGQYKDRYADYTLRQLCQEMHNLYARHNVKQLQKEMFRKSHFPRVSMNPQDANYAYLRGEVDLVPLSLAEGRIAAEGALPYPPGVLCVVPGEIWGDSVLRYFTALEEGINLLPGFAPELQGVYIQEHDGRKQVWCYVIQTQLPQPALLKGEKL; from the coding sequence ATGTCTGAATTAAAAATTGCCGTCAGCCGTGCTTGCCCGGACTGTTTTACTACCCAGCGCAGTATTACCCATACCTGTGACACGAATTTTATTGATGTTGCAGCCGCCGTATTATCTATTGAAGACATTGAGTGCGGTAAACTCGATGAAATAGATGCAACCGGTTATAACCTGCCTGTGTTTATTGCTATTAATAAAGATCAGATTGTCCCATCTGAATATCTCTCACGTATTCAAGGGGTGTTTGAACATGACGAAACCCGCAATGATTTCTACGGTCGTCAGCTAGAGTCTGCGGCCCACAAGTATGAAGTCCAGCTACGCCCACCGTTCTTCAGCGCGCTGGTGGATTACGTCGCACAAGGTAACAGTGCGTTTGACTGCCCAGGACACCAGGGCGGTGAATTCTTCCGCCGTCATCCTGCCGGTAATCAGTTCGTTGAATACTTTGGCGAAACATTATTCCGCTCAGATTTGTGCAACGCCGACGTCGCAATGGGTGACTTGTTAATTCACGAAGGCGCACCGTGCATTGCCCAGCAGCACGCGGCTAAAGTGTTTAACGCCGACAAAACTTACTTCGTACTAAACGGGACCTCTTCGTCTAACAAAGTGGTGTTAAATGCACTGCTGACCCCAGGGGATCTGGTGCTGTTTGACCGTAACAACCATAAATCCAACCACCATGGTGCACTGCTGCAAGCGGGCGCAACCCCGGTGTATCTGGAGACCGCACGTAACCCGTACGGCTTTATCGGCGGGATCGACGCGCACTGTTTTGAAGAAAGTTACCTGCGCGAACTGGTCGCTGAAGTGGCACCGAACCGCGCGCGTAATGAACGTCCGTTCCGTCTGGCAGTGATCCAGCTTGGCACCTACGACGGCACTATTTATAACGCTCGTCAGGTCGTGGATAAGATTGGTCATCTATGTGACTACATCCTGTTTGACTCTGCTTGGGTGGGTTATGAGCAGTTTATTCCGATGATGGCTGACTGTTCGCCGCTGCTGTTGGAACTTAACGAAAATGACCCGGGTATTCTGGTCACTCAGTCAGTACATAAACAGCAAGCCGGTTTCTCACAGACATCGCAAATCCATAAAAAAGACAGCCATATCAAAGGCCAACAGCGCTATGTTCCGCATAAACGCCTTAACAACGCCTTTATGATGCACGCGTCCACCAGCCCGTTCTATCCGCTGTTTGCCGCGCTGGATATCAACGCCAAAATGCATGAAGGGCAAGCGGGCCGTAATATGTGGATGGATTGCGTCTCCAACGGTATCGAAGCACGTAAGCTGATTCTCGATAACTGTCATCATATTCGTCCGTTCGTCCCAGAACAGGTTGACGGTAAAGCCTGGCAATCCTTCCCAACCCAGGACATTGCCAACGATCTGCGCTTCTTCCACTTCGTCCCAGGCGAACGCTGGCACGGCTTTGAAGGCTACGCTGAGCATCAGTATTTTGTCGACCCATGCAAACTGCTGCTGACCACGCCAGGCATTGACGGTAACGGCGAGTACGACACCTTTGGTGTGCCAGCGACCATTCTGGCGAACTTCCTGCGTGAACACGGCGTTGTCCCAGAAAAATGCGACCTCAACTCCATTCTGTTCCTGCTGACGCCAGCTGAAGATATGGCCAAGCTGCAACAACTGGTGGCGCTTCTGGTGCGCTTTGAAGCGCTGCTGGAAGCTGATGCACCGCTGAAAGAGGTTCTACCGTCGCTTTACGGTCAGTATAAAGATCGTTATGCCGATTACACCCTGCGTCAGCTGTGTCAGGAAATGCATAACCTGTATGCCCGTCACAACGTCAAACAGCTGCAAAAAGAGATGTTCCGTAAGTCACACTTCCCTCGCGTCAGCATGAACCCGCAGGATGCCAACTACGCCTATCTGCGCGGTGAGGTTGATCTGGTTCCGTTGTCACTGGCGGAAGGTCGCATCGCCGCCGAAGGTGCTCTGCCGTATCCTCCTGGCGTGCTGTGTGTTGTTCCGGGTGAAATCTGGGGTGATTCAGTACTGCGTTACTTCACCGCGCTGGAAGAAGGGATCAATCTGTTACCGGGCTTTGCGCCAGAGCTTCAGGGGGTTTATATCCAGGAGCATGATGGGCGCAAACAAGTGTGGTGCTATGTCATTCAGACTCAGTTGCCGCAACCTGCGCTGCTGAAAGGTGAGAAATTATGA
- the speFL gene encoding leader peptide SpeFL, with product MENNNRMMPHIRRTTHIMMFAHRNSFDFHFFNAR from the coding sequence ATGGAAAACAATAACCGAATGATGCCCCACATACGACGGACAACACATATTATGATGTTTGCCCACCGTAATAGTTTCGACTTTCACTTCTTTAACGCCCGATAA
- the fur gene encoding ferric iron uptake transcriptional regulator — protein sequence MTDNNTALKKAGLKVTLPRLKILEVLQEPDNHHVSAEDLYKRLIDMGEEIGLATVYRVLNQFDDAGIVTRHNFEGGKSVFELTQQHHHDHLICLDCGKVIEFSDESIEARQREIATKHGIRLTNHSLYLYGHCAEGDCREEENAHEIIEK from the coding sequence ATGACTGACAATAACACCGCATTAAAGAAGGCTGGCCTGAAAGTCACACTTCCACGGTTGAAGATTCTCGAAGTTCTTCAGGAACCAGATAACCACCATGTCAGCGCGGAAGACTTATACAAACGCCTGATCGACATGGGTGAAGAGATTGGCCTAGCCACGGTTTACCGCGTGCTTAACCAATTTGATGATGCTGGCATCGTTACGCGCCACAATTTTGAAGGCGGTAAATCCGTTTTCGAACTGACCCAGCAGCATCACCACGATCACCTTATCTGCCTCGACTGCGGCAAGGTTATCGAGTTCAGCGACGAATCCATTGAAGCTCGTCAGCGTGAAATCGCCACGAAGCATGGAATTCGCTTAACTAACCACAGTCTTTATCTTTACGGTCACTGCGCTGAAGGCGACTGCCGTGAAGAAGAAAACGCTCACGAAATCATCGAGAAATAA
- the potE gene encoding putrescine-ornithine antiporter → MSKANNKMGVVQLTILTMVNMMGSGIIMLPTKLAEVGTISIISWLVTAVGSMALAWAFAKCGMFSKKSGGMGGYAEYAFGKSGNFMANYTYGVSLLIANVAIAISAVGYGTELFGAALSPVQIGLATIGVLWICTVANFGGARITGQISSITVWGVIIPVVGLCIIGWYWFSPTMYALSWNPHHVPFFTAVGSSIAMTLWAFLGLESACANAEVVENPERNVPIAVLGGTLGAAVIYIISTNVIAGIVPNMDLANSTAPFGLAFAQMFTPEVGKVIMALMIMSCCGSLLGWQFTIAQVFKSSADEGYFPKVFSKVSKADAPVKGMLVIVVIQSGLSLMTISPSLNNQFNVLVNLAVVTNIIPYILSMAALVIIQRMANVPAGKARMANIVAFIGAMYSFYALFSSGQEAMLYGSIVTFLGWTLYGLVSPRFELKNKHG, encoded by the coding sequence ATGAGCAAAGCCAACAATAAAATGGGTGTTGTTCAGCTCACCATCCTGACGATGGTGAACATGATGGGCTCCGGTATTATCATGCTGCCCACCAAACTCGCTGAAGTCGGCACCATTTCGATTATCTCCTGGTTAGTCACCGCCGTCGGTTCGATGGCGCTGGCCTGGGCCTTCGCTAAGTGTGGGATGTTCAGTAAGAAATCCGGTGGTATGGGCGGTTATGCCGAGTATGCGTTTGGCAAGTCCGGCAACTTTATGGCCAACTATACCTATGGGGTTTCGCTGCTGATAGCCAACGTGGCGATCGCCATTTCCGCTGTGGGTTACGGCACCGAGTTATTCGGTGCTGCGCTGAGTCCGGTGCAAATCGGGCTCGCCACCATCGGTGTGCTGTGGATTTGTACGGTTGCCAACTTCGGTGGCGCACGTATTACCGGGCAAATCAGTAGCATAACGGTGTGGGGGGTGATTATTCCGGTAGTCGGTCTGTGCATCATCGGCTGGTATTGGTTCAGCCCAACAATGTACGCGCTATCCTGGAACCCACATCACGTACCGTTCTTTACCGCGGTAGGCTCTTCAATTGCCATGACGCTGTGGGCCTTCCTCGGTCTGGAATCCGCCTGTGCTAACGCTGAAGTGGTGGAAAACCCAGAACGTAACGTGCCGATCGCCGTACTGGGCGGGACGTTGGGGGCGGCGGTAATTTATATCATCTCCACTAACGTGATCGCCGGGATCGTGCCTAACATGGATCTGGCAAACTCCACCGCGCCGTTCGGTTTGGCCTTCGCGCAAATGTTCACGCCGGAAGTCGGCAAAGTGATCATGGCGCTGATGATCATGTCGTGCTGCGGTTCACTGCTCGGCTGGCAGTTCACTATCGCTCAGGTGTTTAAATCCTCTGCGGATGAAGGCTACTTCCCGAAAGTGTTCTCTAAGGTCAGCAAAGCGGATGCGCCGGTCAAAGGGATGTTGGTGATTGTGGTGATTCAGTCTGGGTTGTCACTGATGACGATAAGCCCGTCCTTGAATAATCAGTTCAACGTGCTGGTTAACCTGGCGGTTGTTACCAACATCATCCCGTACATCCTGTCGATGGCAGCGCTGGTGATTATCCAGCGGATGGCGAATGTGCCTGCGGGTAAAGCCCGTATGGCCAATATCGTGGCGTTTATCGGTGCGATGTACAGCTTCTATGCCCTGTTCTCTTCAGGTCAGGAAGCCATGCTGTATGGTTCCATCGTGACCTTCCTCGGCTGGACGCTGTATGGCTTGGTATCACCGCGTTTTGAATTGAAAAACAAACACGGTTAA
- the pgm gene encoding phosphoglucomutase (alpha-D-glucose-1,6-bisphosphate-dependent) — translation MANHTRAGQPAQQSDLINVAQLTAQYYVLQPEVGNAEHAVKFGTSGHRGSAGRHSFNEKHILAIAQAIAEERAKNGITGPCYVGKDTHALSEPAFISVLEVLAANGVDVIVQENNGFTPTPAVSNAILVHNKKGGKLADGIVITPSHNPPEDGGIKYNPPNGGPADTNVTKAVEDRANALLAASLNGVKRISYAEALASGHVQEIDLVQPFIEGLADIVDMAAIQKAGLTLGVDPLGGSGIEYWKRIAKHYNLNLTIVNDHVDQTFRFMHLDKDGAIRMDCSSECAMAGLLALRDKFDLAFANDPDYDRHGIVTPAGLMNPNHYLAVAINYLFQHRPQWGKDVAVGKTLVSSAMIDRVVNALGRKLVEVPVGFKWFVDGLYDGSFGFGGEESAGASFLRFDGTPWSTDKDGIIMCLLAAEITAVTGKDPQEHYNELAARFGAPSYNRLQASATSAQKAALSKLSPEMVSASTLAGDPITARLTAAPGNGASIGGLKVMTDNGWFAARPSGTEDAYKIYCESFLGAEHRQQIEKEAVEIVSEVLKNA, via the coding sequence ATGGCAAACCATACCCGTGCGGGTCAACCCGCACAGCAAAGTGATTTGATAAACGTAGCTCAACTGACGGCCCAGTACTACGTGCTGCAGCCAGAAGTGGGTAACGCGGAACACGCGGTGAAATTCGGGACTTCCGGTCACCGTGGGAGCGCAGGTCGCCACAGCTTCAACGAAAAGCATATTCTGGCCATTGCTCAGGCGATTGCTGAAGAGCGCGCGAAAAATGGAATTACGGGCCCATGCTATGTCGGGAAAGATACTCACGCGCTGTCTGAGCCTGCGTTTATTTCCGTGCTTGAAGTGTTGGCGGCAAACGGTGTCGATGTCATTGTGCAGGAAAACAATGGCTTTACACCGACCCCTGCGGTCTCCAACGCTATCCTGGTCCATAATAAAAAGGGTGGCAAACTTGCCGATGGGATTGTGATCACGCCATCCCACAACCCGCCGGAAGATGGCGGTATCAAATACAATCCGCCAAACGGCGGCCCGGCTGATACCAACGTCACCAAAGCGGTTGAAGACCGTGCGAACGCACTGCTGGCCGCTTCCCTTAACGGCGTTAAGCGCATTTCTTATGCTGAGGCTCTGGCTTCAGGTCATGTGCAAGAGATCGATCTGGTTCAGCCATTTATTGAGGGGCTTGCGGATATCGTCGATATGGCGGCTATCCAGAAAGCAGGTTTGACGCTGGGTGTCGATCCGCTGGGCGGCTCCGGTATTGAATACTGGAAACGTATCGCTAAGCATTACAACCTGAACCTGACCATCGTTAACGATCACGTTGATCAGACTTTCCGCTTTATGCACCTCGATAAAGACGGCGCAATCCGTATGGACTGCTCCTCCGAGTGCGCCATGGCCGGTCTGCTGGCGCTGCGTGACAAATTTGATTTGGCGTTCGCTAACGACCCGGATTACGACCGTCACGGTATCGTCACCCCGGCAGGGTTGATGAACCCGAACCATTATCTGGCTGTGGCAATCAACTATCTGTTCCAGCATCGTCCACAGTGGGGCAAAGACGTCGCGGTCGGTAAGACGCTGGTTTCTTCTGCCATGATTGACCGTGTGGTTAACGCTTTGGGTCGCAAGCTGGTGGAAGTACCGGTTGGCTTCAAATGGTTTGTTGACGGTCTGTACGACGGTAGCTTTGGCTTCGGCGGCGAAGAGAGCGCGGGAGCATCATTCCTGCGTTTCGACGGTACTCCGTGGTCAACCGATAAAGACGGCATCATCATGTGTCTGCTGGCGGCAGAAATTACCGCAGTGACCGGTAAGGACCCGCAGGAACACTACAATGAGCTGGCAGCACGCTTTGGTGCGCCGAGCTACAACCGTTTGCAGGCGAGTGCGACTTCCGCACAGAAAGCGGCGTTGTCTAAGCTGTCTCCAGAAATGGTCAGCGCAAGCACGCTGGCGGGTGACCCTATCACCGCACGTCTGACGGCGGCTCCGGGTAACGGTGCGTCTATTGGCGGTCTGAAAGTGATGACCGACAACGGCTGGTTCGCCGCGCGCCCATCCGGCACAGAAGACGCCTACAAAATTTACTGTGAAAGCTTCCTCGGCGCAGAGCATCGTCAGCAGATTGAGAAAGAAGCGGTAGAGATTGTCAGCGAAGTGTTGAAAAACGCCTAA
- the chiQ gene encoding ChiQ/YbfN family lipoprotein — translation MKKLIIVALMAAGLTACVQSPSPAPKEDSKLKDAYSACINTAQGNPDKIEACQSVLNVLRQDKTHEQFASQESVRVLDYQQCILARKTGNDQAVASRCDKIWQEIRSNNTPQK, via the coding sequence ATGAAAAAATTAATTATTGTCGCCTTAATGGCTGCCGGTCTGACCGCTTGCGTACAGTCACCCTCACCGGCACCGAAAGAAGATAGCAAGCTGAAGGATGCTTACAGCGCCTGTATTAACACCGCGCAGGGGAATCCGGATAAAATTGAAGCCTGTCAGAGCGTACTGAACGTGCTGCGCCAGGATAAAACGCATGAGCAGTTTGCCAGTCAGGAAAGCGTACGCGTGCTGGATTATCAGCAGTGTATCCTGGCTCGCAAAACGGGCAATGACCAGGCGGTCGCCAGTCGTTGCGATAAAATCTGGCAGGAAATTCGCAGCAATAATACGCCACAAAAATAA
- the seqA gene encoding replication initiation negative regulator SeqA, with translation MKTIEVDDELYRYIAAHTLHIGESASDILRRMLKFSAASQPAVVAAPVVKAEQPAPAPVAAPVAEVKTVKTAKDKVRAMRELLLSDEYAEQKKAVNRFMLILTTLYSLDNKAFAEATESLHGRTRVYFAADEQTLVKNGNQTKPKQVPDTPYWVITNTNTGRKCSMVEHIMQSMQFPVELIEKVCGTI, from the coding sequence ATGAAAACGATCGAAGTTGATGACGAGCTCTATCGCTATATTGCGGCTCACACTCTGCACATTGGCGAGAGCGCGTCCGACATTTTACGGCGTATGCTGAAATTCTCCGCCGCTTCACAGCCCGCAGTGGTTGCTGCGCCGGTCGTCAAAGCAGAACAACCGGCGCCTGCGCCAGTGGCTGCTCCCGTTGCTGAAGTTAAAACGGTAAAAACGGCTAAAGACAAAGTCCGCGCAATGCGTGAACTGCTGCTCTCCGACGAATATGCTGAGCAGAAAAAAGCGGTTAACCGCTTCATGCTGATTCTAACCACGCTGTACTCGCTGGATAACAAGGCCTTCGCCGAAGCCACCGAATCGCTGCATGGTCGTACCCGCGTCTATTTTGCGGCCGACGAGCAGACGCTCGTTAAAAACGGCAACCAGACCAAACCGAAGCAGGTACCCGATACACCATACTGGGTCATTACCAACACCAATACAGGCCGTAAATGCAGCATGGTCGAGCACATCATGCAGTCAATGCAGTTCCCGGTGGAATTGATTGAAAAGGTTTGCGGGACTATCTAA
- the fldA gene encoding flavodoxin FldA, which yields MAIVGIFFGSDTGNTENIAKMIQKQLGKDVAEVHDIAKSSKEDLAAFDILLLGIPTWYYGEAQCDWDDFFPTLEEVDFNGKLVALFGCGDQEDYAEYFCDALGTIRDIIEPRGATIVGHWPTAGYHFEASKGLADDDHFVGLAIDEDRQPELTAERVEKWVKQVAEELHLEEIKNA from the coding sequence ATGGCAATCGTTGGCATCTTCTTCGGTAGCGATACCGGTAATACCGAAAATATCGCAAAAATGATTCAAAAACAGCTTGGTAAAGATGTCGCTGAAGTTCACGACATTGCCAAGAGCAGCAAAGAAGACCTGGCGGCCTTCGACATCCTGCTGCTGGGTATCCCAACCTGGTACTACGGCGAAGCACAGTGTGACTGGGATGATTTCTTCCCAACGCTGGAAGAAGTTGATTTCAATGGTAAACTGGTTGCACTGTTCGGCTGTGGCGACCAGGAAGACTATGCAGAATATTTCTGCGATGCCCTGGGCACCATTCGCGACATCATTGAACCACGTGGTGCTACCATCGTCGGCCATTGGCCTACCGCGGGTTACCACTTTGAAGCGTCAAAAGGCCTTGCCGATGATGATCACTTTGTGGGCCTGGCCATTGATGAAGATCGCCAGCCAGAACTGACCGCTGAGCGCGTTGAGAAGTGGGTTAAGCAGGTTGCGGAAGAGCTGCACCTGGAAGAAATCAAAAACGCCTAG
- the ybfE gene encoding LexA regulated protein, which translates to MAKEQTDRTTLDLFANERRPGRPKTNPLSRDEQLRINKRNQLKRDKVRGLKRVELKLNIEAVDALNELATARDMSRSELIEEMLMSQLALLHGQGKV; encoded by the coding sequence ATGGCAAAAGAACAAACGGACCGTACGACACTAGATTTGTTCGCAAATGAGCGTCGGCCGGGAAGACCAAAAACCAATCCGCTTTCGCGTGACGAACAGCTCCGCATCAACAAGCGCAATCAGTTAAAACGCGACAAGGTTCGTGGGCTGAAGCGCGTTGAGCTGAAGCTGAACATCGAGGCCGTTGATGCGCTCAACGAGCTGGCGACTGCCCGTGATATGAGCCGTAGCGAACTTATCGAAGAAATGTTGATGAGTCAGCTTGCGCTGCTGCACGGACAGGGGAAAGTCTGA
- the chiP gene encoding chitoporin ChiP, protein MRTFSGKRSTLALAIAGVTALSGFAVAPDAKAEGFIDDSTLTGGIYYWQRERDRKDVTDHDKYKTNLSHSTWNANLDFQSGYAADMFGIDIAAFTAIEMNESAESGHPNEIAFSSKNKGYSEDYSGDKSGISLYKAAAKFKLGPTWARAGYIQPTGQTLLAPHWSFMPGTYQGAEAGANFDYGDSGALSFSYMWTNEYKAPWHLEMDNFYQNDKKSKVDYLHSIGAKYDFKNDLVLEAAFGQAEGYIDQYFAKGSYKFDLPGGPLTTSYQFYGTRDKVSDGGVNDIYDGTAWLQALTFGYKLNEVFDFRLEGTWVKADGQQGYFLQRMTPTYASSNGRLDIWWDNRSDFNANGEKAVFFGSMYDLKNWNLPGWAVGASYVYAWDAKPATWQMNPDAYYDKNNTIKESAYSLDMMYTVQEGRAKGTLFKLHFTQYDNHSDIPSWGGGYGNIFQDERDVKFMMIAPFTIF, encoded by the coding sequence ATGCGTACGTTTAGTGGCAAACGTAGTACGCTGGCGCTGGCTATCGCCGGTGTGACAGCACTGTCAGGCTTCGCAGTCGCTCCGGATGCGAAAGCTGAAGGGTTTATTGACGACTCCACATTAACCGGCGGCATTTACTACTGGCAGCGTGAACGTGACCGTAAAGATGTCACCGATCACGATAAATATAAAACCAACCTCTCACACTCCACCTGGAACGCCAATCTCGACTTCCAGTCAGGTTATGCTGCCGATATGTTCGGTATTGATATTGCTGCATTTACCGCCATTGAAATGAACGAAAGTGCGGAAAGTGGTCACCCGAACGAAATCGCGTTCTCCTCAAAGAATAAAGGCTACAGCGAAGATTACAGCGGTGATAAGAGTGGTATCAGCCTGTATAAAGCGGCCGCTAAATTTAAACTCGGGCCAACCTGGGCACGTGCCGGTTATATCCAGCCGACCGGTCAGACGCTGCTGGCGCCACACTGGAGCTTTATGCCAGGTACCTATCAGGGTGCTGAAGCTGGGGCAAACTTTGACTACGGCGACTCTGGTGCACTGAGCTTCTCCTACATGTGGACCAATGAATACAAGGCGCCGTGGCACCTTGAAATGGATAACTTCTATCAAAACGATAAGAAATCCAAGGTCGACTATCTGCACTCCATCGGTGCTAAATACGATTTCAAAAATGACCTGGTGCTGGAAGCAGCATTTGGTCAGGCAGAAGGCTATATCGATCAGTACTTCGCCAAAGGTAGCTACAAATTTGATCTTCCTGGCGGCCCGTTGACCACCAGCTACCAGTTCTATGGAACGCGTGACAAAGTCAGCGATGGCGGCGTGAACGATATTTACGACGGTACCGCATGGCTGCAAGCATTGACCTTCGGCTATAAGCTCAATGAAGTCTTTGATTTCCGCCTGGAAGGGACGTGGGTTAAAGCAGACGGCCAGCAAGGCTACTTCCTGCAACGTATGACCCCGACCTATGCATCGTCTAATGGTCGTCTGGATATCTGGTGGGACAACCGCTCAGACTTCAACGCCAACGGCGAAAAAGCAGTGTTCTTCGGTTCAATGTATGACCTGAAAAACTGGAACCTGCCGGGTTGGGCAGTCGGTGCGTCTTACGTCTATGCGTGGGATGCGAAACCAGCAACCTGGCAGATGAACCCGGATGCTTACTACGACAAAAACAATACTATCAAAGAGTCTGCCTATAGCCTCGACATGATGTATACCGTCCAGGAAGGTCGTGCGAAGGGTACGCTGTTCAAGCTGCACTTCACGCAATACGACAACCACTCCGATATCCCAAGCTGGGGCGGTGGTTACGGCAACATCTTCCAGGATGAGCGCGACGTGAAATTCATGATGATCGCACCGTTCACTATTTTCTGA